The Rhododendron vialii isolate Sample 1 chromosome 1a, ASM3025357v1 region ttaAGACGTACCACAACATCTACTTCAATCAACCAATAGCGTAAACTAATGTACGAGTATCCTAACCATTTAATTCTACACCTTTCTAAGCTACGACGACGGCCTAAAGTGATCGATTGGTCATTGAATCTTTCGAGGTACGAATAATCAAGTTTGGAAGTCATTTGAAGCTATTCAAAAGATGTTTGAGGTGTCCGGGGTTCAAACGGGCACGAGaggaaacaaatgaaccaaatctGTCCGAAACAGAAtgggggtattgatacccctgaCCGAGGTATCAATACCCGGCCAGCGTCTGGTCCAGAGAAtagtggggtatcgatacccctttttagggtatcaataccacggagtttttctgcagattttcagcttttcaacaacgaaatttcaacaacaaacaacgaaCCCAGCACGATCAAGGCATATAATCAgcccataaacacatagagagagtaagaaatccctacctcgaagtcggaaAGCAAACACGAAGAGAGATCGGGCCACGCAAGCTCTAGAACTTAAATCTCGAAATACGCCAAGCACACTCCTTGTCGAGCCGAACCCAATGAACAACGAGCTCGAGGACACGCGAGGAAGGTAGAATGATGGCTGtttttcatgggttttgagtttgggagTGAGTTTGAGAGTGgaggagtggagagagagagggagggccgaaggagaggagagggatcgggagagtggagagagagtgaattGGGGATTTCAATCCCCTACAcccccacacacacatatatatactcaaACACATAgtaatcacacttgcactccctcaacTTTCAATTCCCTCGTTTCAACCCTAATTCAAATAGCCACAAAATAAACTATATTCTCCTAATTAGTcaattaataaacatttcaaatgataataaaaaataaaaaaaatacgggtctctacacactGCACATCTCCAGTGTGTGTGAGACCCACCCCTTTTGTGAGTATATGTATAAGTGTTTGTGTATTTATGTATAGTTGTAGCATTGTTGGTGAAATCAGTTCTATAATATCATTACTAGACTTGAAAACCACAGAAAAAAGTGAGATTAATTATGATTATAGTTTCGACAAATTGGTTTGATTATTCTGGGATAGGGGATTATTCTGCTTGCCAtcattaaaaattagaacatgGCAACTTACCAAAATGCACAAATTATTGAATACAATTATTATTGAGGGGCTTGAACCGATTAAAATCAAGTAACATAAAATACAACGAGTTTAAGATTAGCTAAGGCCCAAACAAAGCTTTCAGAGCAGCTTCTAAGGCACATAAAAGTAGGAGTACTATAGAGACGCAATATGAGTTCTATCTGTCTCTATGACTACACCGTCAACCATCACTAGGTTGTGTTTGGTAGTTTAAGGAAAGAAATGAAAGCGAATGACCTAAGGGGTTTCGACAAGTGGGcgtgaaaaaataaataagtgtTTTGTCCTTCATAAGTTTGTATGTTCGAATCTTACAAATGCCAAACATTCTAAATTTGGAGGCCACTAGAAGTTTTGTTAGGTAGTGAATTTCAGGGCCGTAGAATTATTCGAGGTACACGAAAGCTGACTTAGGGGGTGTTTCTGGTAGTGAAAaaattgtagatttttatttgtggttgagaagttgttaggtatttccggtagtgaataaatttATGATAGGTCtatgagtagagttactgtagcaaaaaaaaaaaaaagttcttgttgataactttttttgttttgtagaaaCTAAATGGTAAAATTCTGAAATTCTTTTGTTAGTGgaagtttttaatgttttttgtttgtggAAGCACCCCTCAAACATctaatcaaaaagaaaatgaaagtgtaAATGGAACTATTGTGtatttgtgttaaacaaatgtagacctctcttctcttctttagACTGGATTGGCCTGACAACCAGGGTAGCCTAGTGGCTCATTGCTCGCTCCCAAAGGACTAAGGTCACCAACAGGTTATGAGTTTGAGTCGTGTTAACAATACCCTCTCAAAGTACTTGGCCCTCCTACGAAGTCCGGCTATACTCCACTAGTCTTCGATGTGGCGGTAGTTGTTATGGCTCTTTGATTCGTTCCGGGACTTGTTGCGGGTCTAGAGTCCCTACGGTCATGCCTAAGAAAGGATTGCTATACTCGGTCGCCCCCACCACTTAGCAAAAAAAGAGACTAGATTGGCTTGGGCTCAGATATGGGCTTTTGTAGAGTGGTTCTTGACATTGGAGTAAGATAGGCCCACCATCAACTCTTAAAACCGACTTTCACATCACAAGATCTGGTCCAACGGGCTTAAAATGGGCCACTCCAGCCCAATTCTGAGACCCAGTTCATCAAGGATCAAGCCTCACTTTTCACAGTTGTGAAGGTTTCAAcgttgttctctctctctctctctctctctctctggtgatGGCACAGAAAAACCCAGATACAGTCCACACCGACGTCCTCTCAGCAGCAAGACTAGCATGCTACAAGGTACTTCTTCTCTCCACTTTCTTCCTCATTCAGATCATGTAATTATATGTTTATCTGTGTATGCATATGTCTATCTTTGTACATATCTCAGTTATTATAACTTCAGAAATTAATATGTAATCTCTGAATATTGCAAACTGAAAAAAGGCTCGTGACGCGTTCTACGTGTGTTTGGAGAAGGAATCGAACAAGAAACCCACCGAGATCGCTTCAGTTGGCCTGCTGTACCCGGTTGATTGCAAGAAATCTAGGGCTCAGTTTGAGAAACAATGTCGACCCACTTGGGTAAAATCTTTAATTGTGAATTAATATTTGTGGGTTTTTAgtattttctcattttctgcACTTTTTATGATCGGTTTTGAGAGTggcgtgtgtttgtgtgtgtttgttgtGTCAAGCATTTTGAATTAGTATTTGTGGGTCCTTATTATTTCCTCATTTTTCTGCACTttttgtgtttggttttgagagtgggtgtgtgtttgtgtgttggTGTGAATTTGTGCAGGTGAAGCATTTTGACAGACAGTATGCTTCAAAGAAGAGGCTTCAGAGGCTGTTGGATGACAATGAGTCCAGAAGAGGTCCGTTGTCGCTCCCACAGCCCTACACTTTCAAGCTCACTAATTGAATTATCATAATTACATATGCATATATGGATATGGGCCATCTTGAAATTCTGTTTGAGCTTGCAATTGTAAAGTGAAATTGGTTAGTGGCTAGAAGTTTTTTACTGTGATCATCGTAAAGTGAAATTGGTAAGTGATATGCACTCTGAGCTCTTCGTCATGCAAATATAAGTTTTGGACTTTGTATATTTGTGGTCGTTACTGATTTTGTGCATTGGGTACGCCCGTTTTATTATCTTACTATTTCAATTCAAAATGAATGTTAGGAGATGCATTTCTTGTCGAATTTTACTCAGTGAGTTGTGAGGTAGATTTCGGGGAGTACTTTAGTGGACTGTGGCCTCATTGGGCTGGATTGATACATTTTGGCAGGGGGTTGAAGCTTGGCTTCTGTGAAAGAGGGAAGTGAAACCTTTCTTGTGGTAATCCTTGTAAACTACAGGGTGAGTGTTGCTTTGCATCCTATGCAATCTGTTGGTGAGAGCTAAGAGTTCTTTATGTGATTCTACTTCGACATGGGGCGATTTACTGATTTGATGGAGTCTATTCCTCTTGACATTTCTTTGATTTATTTGGGTATCTCATCTTGATAGAATGTACATAACTTTGAACTTTATGTTGTGCTTATTTGAACGAGCAAGCGGTTGTTTTGCTAATGCATATTTACACTTTCTTCTAAGGCGTTCTGTTTCTTTATATTACATCTGCATGAGGCCATGGGCTCTATTGTGTCCAAAATAGGCATGCAATCCTAAGGGATTTGAGTT contains the following coding sequences:
- the LOC131303706 gene encoding uncharacterized protein LOC131303706 — its product is MAQKNPDTVHTDVLSAARLACYKARDAFYVCLEKESNKKPTEIASVGLLYPVDCKKSRAQFEKQCRPTWVKHFDRQYASKKRLQRLLDDNESRRGPLSLPQPYTFKLTN